The stretch of DNA CGATCCGGTTGACGTCCATATTCCATGTGACCGGGTCGCTGTCTACAAGGACGGGAATTCCTCCCTCGCGGACAATGGATGCCGCAGGAGAAATGATGGTAAAAGCGGGCATGATCACCTCGTCACCGGGACCTATTCCTACTGCTTTTACGGCAACATCGAGCGCTGCCGATCCGTTGGCCACCGCAATGCCTTGTTGTCTTCCGACATAAGAAGCAAATGCGTCTTCAAACTTTTTGATGAAAGGTCCTTCACTCGATATCCATTCCGTATCGATGCATTCGGCAAGGTATTTTTTTTCATTGCCGGTCAGACTGGGGGTGTTGACTGGAATCACGTATGGTTGATCTTTACTTCATCTTTTGATACCGGCACGAAACGGACCTTATCCATTTCGCCGCTGTAGGGACCTTGTTTTACCTCGATCATTTCTGCATCCTCGATCATCTCGAATCCATGACCGCCATCTGCCAGAAGGATCACATCCCCCTTTTCGATGACCCGGCTTTCAAGGTATTGCTTTTCATTGTCATAGAAATCCACCCTCACCCTTCCTTTTCGAACAATGAGAACTTCCTGCGTAAGATGCACTTCACGGGGAACCGTGTTATGCACATGGGGTTCGATCACGTATCCTTTGGGCCGGTTCATGTAAGCCAGCTGCTGTGAGAAGTCGTCAGGCGTAAAGAACTCTATGCCCTCCGCTGAATAGCTGGCAGAGATAATGATGGCCAGCAACCTATCTTTGTGAATGATTTTTTCTATCATGGTTTTTCCTGATTAAACGTGCTCCCAGCCCAGATCCTTCACCTTGGCAAAACGGGTCTTTCTTCCTTCCTCCACCTTGGGATGGGTAAAACATGTGTTAATATCCACCTCGGGAAGGTGCTCCGAAACAATATCATTTCTTACAAAGAACGCATTATATTGAAGACGGTTGGCACCTACCAGCCGGTATCCTTTTTCTTTGGCAAGTTTGACAAACGCAGGCAAGGATGCGCCGTAAAAATCCTCGTGCAAATCCATCCGGTTGAAATCGGGTTTATATGGCACGGTTACGGCCAGATCCGGACCAAGGATGTCCTGGTATTCCACCACCATCACCCGCGGTGAAACGGCATCAAGGGCCTTCCACAACCAATAGTCGATCCCGTCAATATCAAGGGAGAAAAGATCTATTTCTCCCTGAAATCCTGCTTCGAGGATCAGGTTATTCACATTTTCGGTTGTGATCCAGGCCTGCTTCATCACAGGTGGAAAAATATTGGTTCTGCGGTTGCCATGAAAATACTGGCAGGCCGTAGCCATGTCACCGCCTTCTACGAGAAAACCATGCCAACCGTGATAAACGATCAGATTGGCGGTATTGGAACCGATGGGAGAAGCAAAGGCGATGTCCACGCACTTTTTATTGGTTGTGCCTATCTGCGAAAAGATATACAGCAGTTTACCATCTTCATCATCCTGGGAAAACACCTGAAAACCGCTGGCATTAAAGCCGGGGCCGGGGTTTGTGGCATATTGCCAGGCAAGCTGATGTTGCCAGGAAGCATCGGGTAATTCGGCAAGTTGCTGCTCCTTAATGGCCTGTTTGACGGCACTTCCTACCAAAGACTTTATTCTTTCCTTCATTTCTGATTCGCGGTTAGTGCGGGCAATTCATAGTCCCAGTAATCTTCCTTCAGCACCCATTCCAGCAGAGCATCGTGTTCACGCAATGCCTTCTGGTGATAAGCAAAGCCATCTTCATAGGCCTTTTGAAAAGCTTTTTTCAGTCCTTTGACATTCGTCGGGAAACGCATATCATCTGCATCGCCCAGCACACGTTTGAGTGCACGTTTGACGGTAGAACCCAATCTACCGGTTTTATCCCTGGCGGCATTCAACCGACCATCCCTGCGCACCTGGGTATAGGAATCACATACCCCCTGATAGAAATATCGCTGGCAAAAGTAGTCTGAGGTAAGTCTTTCCTGCGGGATCTGGTGTTCAACCCTGGCTTTCCAGGCGTACAAGGCTTTGTAGCCTTTGGCAGTGGCCTTATGCGTGAGACCTGTCTCACCGTCCCCCTGAAAATACTGAAGAGATTTAGGGATACAGTCGGGATGAAAGCCACCCAATTCATAAAGGGTTTTTCGGCGTATGGAGAAGTTAAGTCCCCATACAAATCCGGGGTCGATCTCTTTGTCTTCTTCCCCGAAATCGATCAGGCTCAGTTCACCACAATAGGTTCCGTATTCGTTGTGATTC from Flavobacteriales bacterium encodes:
- a CDS encoding glycosyltransferase family 2 protein, producing the protein MQSRISVVIPTYNRAPWLSEALISIAQQSLSPEYFEVIVVDNGSTDNTRAIVEQAGTQYPKVNFRYFYEGVPGMLSGRHKGAQEAKGEIVTFADDDIIAVPGWLEAILEAFENKEVHMVGGPSIPKYEQTPPEWLDWFWNHNEYGTYCGELSLIDFGEEDKEIDPGFVWGLNFSIRRKTLYELGGFHPDCIPKSLQYFQGDGETGLTHKATAKGYKALYAWKARVEHQIPQERLTSDYFCQRYFYQGVCDSYTQVRRDGRLNAARDKTGRLGSTVKRALKRVLGDADDMRFPTNVKGLKKAFQKAYEDGFAYHQKALREHDALLEWVLKEDYWDYELPALTANQK